A region from the Bactrocera dorsalis isolate Fly_Bdor chromosome 1, ASM2337382v1, whole genome shotgun sequence genome encodes:
- the LOC105231199 gene encoding vascular endothelial growth factor receptor 1 isoform X2 yields MRLPHTSIRHTNLRRSSGLTKTGIFSALLLLPLTTLWGVQAAPQLFPTNDDEEFRRNYAVEYGAPLITPLMEAVTLELNTNYTIRCEADEPLSWRLPDDTDYDEQTFNTGDPQRPHGSMLYLLDISSKNLGNYYCVKKSSIPNKLEAMQDEELVELVNNNKASSIYIYVNDPVNLLSQNEFPVISALQYQDTVIPCKPTMPDIEVLLTTSHGETFSSENTGRYNPQRGFVVEIRGVTDGGSYVCRPKVPSALNEEEEQTFEIFFSASDNTSVEATVTTMNTTTTNEPKHNANQIISLETKRIYKPRPSRSTKSETSTVTNKIMSVTNRIFDVAKRNKSPVLHKMLNKSVVVTAVEMGVDVDLNVDTTNLGDGNVVNENKRIFGVETHNSNILANVVGITNGDGYVTTHATTLSGYKNAKVVNNYTDDQLTDIDNSDSNVVEENHIYENAPQRSTHLRGTKRPLLKRAAPTTRWHSSRFRGAQRSSTKYIEKPIITSNSRGHVNVGENFTLNCYVKIAFDVSYSTEWKTPPGVDEDRMIKTIPTFINKTSTHQVGEAKLTILNAKKSDSGLYECICTDHSKNVGRNNYQMTILNRDEGYINISEPSGYYKIASSANKKVQINVKYRGYPFPTLTWYKPDNTQIHPSKKYIINTTDTSITLQIVNAQLEDSGEYVIRAKNELLVKELKFNVSISDKPKVTVEDVYVQAGEEAHLQCKVLSFPYAVVSWVFTPCSISPRWPSCNKRMDQSFNSTLNAQPGATAVEYIHDLFFTPERPGIMRCLAVNPKGKGEGKGHVLIGDINDNMTIYGTDENKKIARGDEVTLTCAALSYYFSDDLDWYKDGELVEENSGNIVISNSSSSYSYQKTLVIENIQDSDQGSYECRARNANNPDMEETKYRSIFVNEPLAPRMRHTNLDESVKMERKLGDALQLECKPDAIPAAEVHWYKDDVELNNSSYVNILDDGSKLIIQYIKPEHEGVYKCVASNRLGSVEVSSAVKITNLPRMRVGWILAILFFFIFLIALVIYLCVRVMRERKRLRDYKAAGLANFEDGAVEHINPALTLDEQADLLPYDRAFEFPREKLKLGKQLGAGAFGVVLKAHAEGIRPDEKETVVAVKMVKRIADNEVMRALVTELKILVHLGPNLNVVNLLGAVTKNIAKRELMVIVEYCRYGNVQNFLLRNRKRFINQINPETDKIDPTITKQRFSDNFELNRDGVRYVNLAFANHQYVNHMNNMNNNYTANNRRNSDEDPRSGTRAGRPNSTGYLRQSDLYEGHVDSCATEQTVMTTIPEDDDNVLSNNSVQPAWRSNYKPDSTEAMTITTTQLVSWAFQVARAMDYLSSRKVLHGDLAARNILLCEDNVVKICDFGLARSMYKSENYKKQGEAPLPIKWLALESLSDHIFSTYTDVWSFGIVLWEFFSLAKVPYPGMDPNQSLYLKIKDGYRMEKPPYANNELYDIMLECWSTNPESRPLFNVLEKYFARMLGEDVTNHYVDLNDTYLRANMDNANTKPTDYLSLMGSPDEMAPAPPRYVNGHILPEIRIQPSTSDDYLNMSIETGTTIFSPTRPKDYQNSNDDTNTTTTTSFTFPDNTAPTAPPTSQHSPTLVNNLDSPINKNRKKEGIQPEEIPMLTGTHHNSDDGDDSPGQDRKFAKNILQQHVRATPTPSPRHHIAETELSGSDNYVNVNSPKKLNNNGARAADAFSNPSYQILKTVSKEVDNK; encoded by the exons ATGAGACTTCCACACACGTCGATAAGACACACAAACCTTCGGAGGAGCAGCGGTTTGACTAAAACGGGCATATTTTCGGCATTACTACTGCTACCCTTAACCACATTGTGGGGAGTTCAAGCCG CGCCACAATTATTTCCAACAAATGACGACGAGGAATTCCGTCGTAATTATGCTGTCGAATACGGTGCACCGTTAATCACACCTCTAATGGAGGCTGTAACACTTGAATTAAATACCAATTATACAATACGTTGTGAGGCCGATGAGCCATTATCGTGGAGACTCCCTGATGATACTGACTACGACGAGCAAACATTTAACACTGGTGATCCACAACGTCCCCATGGCAGTATGCTATATCTCTTGGATATATCTAGCAAAAATTTGGGTAATTACTATTGCGTAAAAAAATCAAGTATTCCAAATAAACTAGAAGCAATGCAGGACGAGGAACTTGTAGAGTTGGTTAACAATAATAAAGCGTCCTCAATTTACATATACGTTAATG ACCCCGTTAATCTTTTGTCACAAAATGAATTTCCGGTCATTAGTGCACTACAGTACCAGGATACGGTCATACCATGCAAACCAACTATGCCCGACATAGAAGTGCTGCTAACCACGTCGCATGGTGAA ACATTTTCCAGTGAAAATACCGGCCGCTATAATCCACAGCGCGGTTTCGTCGTCGAAATACGCGGCGTTACCGATGGCGGCAGCTATGTGTGCCGACCGAAAGTGCCGTCTGCATTAAATGAAGAGGAGGAACAAACCTTTGAGATCTTTTTTAGTG CATCGGATAATACATCGGTGGAGGCTACAGTAACTACAATGAATACCACAACTACAAACGAACCAAAGCACAATGCCAATCAAATCATATCCTTAGAAACTAAACGCATTTATAAACCCAGACCAAGCCGAAGCACGAAATCCGAAACAAGTACAGTAACTAACAAAATCATGTCTGTCACTAACCGCATTTTTGATGTAGCTAAACGAAACAAATCGCCTGTTTTgcataaaatgttaaataaatctGTTGTTGTAACAGCTGTGGAAATGGGTGTGGATGTTGATCTTAATGTTGACACAACTAATCTTGGTGATGGCAATGTTGTTAATGAAAATAAGCGTATCTTTGGCGTTGAAACTCATAATAGCAATATCCTAGCAAATGTTGTGGGTATTACTAATGGTGACGGTTACGTTACGACGCACGCGACTACTCTTTCTGGCTATAAAAACGCAAAAGTAGTTAACAATTATACAGACGACCAGCTCACTGACATTGATAATAGTGACAGTAATGTTGTTGAAGAAAATCATATTTATGAAAACGCACCACAACGTTCAACACATTTGCGCGGCACAAAGCGGCCGCTTTTGAAACGCGCTGCGCCAACAACTAGATGGCATAGTTCACGATTCCGTGGTGCGCAACGAT CGAGTACGAAATATATTGAGAAACCGATTATAACCTCAAATTCCCGTGGACATGTGAACGTTGGTGAAAACTTCACGCTGAACTGCTATGTGAAAATCGCCTTTGATGTTTCATACTCAACAGAATGGAAAACACCACCAGGTGTAGATGAG GACCGCATGATTAAAACTATaccaacatttataaataaaacatccACACATCAAGTTGGCGAGGCAAAATTGACAATACTAAACGCAAAGAAATCGGATTCTGGTCTTTATGAATGCATTTGTACGGACCATTCGAAAAATGTTGGACGCAACAATTATCAAATGACAATTTTAA ATCGCGATGAGGGCTATATCAACATTAGTGAGCCCTCCGGTTACTACAAAATCGCCAGTAGCGCGAATAAAAAGGTGCAGATCAATGTTAAATATCGCGGTTATCCGTTCCCTACGCTTACTTGGTACAAACCAGACAACACGCAAATTCATCCatccaaaaaatatatcatcAACACCACCGACACTTCGATAACGCTGCAAATAGTGAATGCACAACTCGAGGACAGTGGTGAATATGTGATACGCGCCAAGAATGAATTGCTGGTGAAAGAGTTGAAATTCAATGTGAGCATCAGCGACAAACCCAAAGTGACTGTCGAGGATGTGTATGTGCAGGCTGGCGAAGAAGCACATCTGCAGTGCAAAGTGTTATCCTTTCCCTACGCGGTAGTCTCATGGGTATTTACACCGTGTAGCATATCACCGCGTTGGCCGTCGTGCAACAAGCGAATGGATCAAAGCTTCAAT TCTACACTAAATGCGCAACCAGGCGCAACGGCCGTTGAATATATACATGACCTATTTTTTACGCCAGAAAGGCCGGGTATTATGCGTTGTTTAGCAGTAAATCCGAAAGGTAAGGGTGAAGGTAAAGGTCACGTGCTTATTGGCGACATAAATGACAATATGACCATATACGGTACGGATGAGAATAAGAAAATTGCACGCGGTGATGAGGTGACACTCACGTGTGCTGCTCTCTCTTATTACTTCTCTGACGATCTGGATTGGTATAAAGATGGCGAATTGGTGGAAGAGAACAGCGGCA ATATTGTCATCAGCAACTCTTCAAGCAGCTACTCGTATCAAAAAACATTGGTTATCGAAAATATACAAGATAGCGATCAGGGCAGCTATGAGTGTCGTGCACGTAATGCAAACAATCCCGATATGGAAGAAACTAAATATAGGAGTATTTTTGTTAATG AACCCTTGGCTCCACGCATGCGGCATACCAATCTTGATGAGAGTGTTAAAATGGAGCGCAAGCTTGGCGATGCTTTACAATTGGAATGCAAACCGGATGCAATACCAGCAGCGGAAGTACATTGGTATAAGGACGATGTTGAATTGAACAACAGCAGTTATGTGAACATTCTAGACGATGGCAGCAAACtaattatacaatatatcaaaCCTGAACATGAAGGTGTATACAAATGTGTGGCTTCAAATCGTTTGGGTTCTGTCGAAGTGAGTTCGGCGGTTAAAATTACAA ATTTACCACGCATGCGCGTCGGTTGGATACTCGCCATATtgttcttcttcattttccTCATTGCCCTGGTGATTTATCTATGTGTGCGTGTCATGCGCGAACGAAAGCGTCTGCGTGATTACAAAGCAGCCGGTTTGGCAAATTTCGAAGACGGCGCTGTGGAGCATATAAATCCGGCGCTGACTTTAGACGAACAGGCCGATTTATTGCCATATGATCGTGCTTTTGAATTTCCACGTGAAAAACTTAAATTGGGCAAGCAATTGGGTGCCGGCGCCTTTGGTGTGGTGTTAAAAGCCCATGCGGAAGGCATACGACCAGATGAAAAGGAAACGGTAGTGGCTGTGAAAATGGTCAAACGCATTGCTGATAATGAGGTGATGCGAGCGCTGGTGACGGAATTGAAGATTTTGGTGCACCTCGGCCCAAATTTGAATGTTGTCAATCTGTTGGGTGCAGTCACCAAAAATATTGCGAAAC gtGAATTAATGGTTATTGTGGAGTATTGTCGTTATGGTAATGTACAAAACTTCTTACTGCGAAATCGTAAACGATTCATAAATCAAATTAACCCTGAAACGGATAAAATTGATCCAACCATCACCAAACAGCGGTTTTCGGATAATTTCGAGTTAAACCG TGATGGAGTAAGATATGTTAATCTGGCATTTGCAAATCACCAATATGTTAATCATATGAATAATATGAATAATAATTATACGGCAAATAATCGTAGAAATTCCGACGAGGATCCACGCTCCGGCACACGTGCCGGCCGTCCCAATTCCACTGGATATTTGCGTCAATCGGATTTGTACGAAGGACATGTGGATAGCTGTGCAACGGAGCAGACTGTAATGACCACAATACCGGAGG ACGATGATAATGTCTTATCAAATAATTCAGTGCAACCTGCTTGGCGCTCCAACTACAAACCAGATAGTACAGAAGCAATGACAATTACCACAACACAGCTGGTAAGTTGGGCATTCCAAGTGGCACGCGCCATGGATTATCTGTCGTCGCGTAAGGTATTGCACGGTGATCTGGCGGCTCGTAATATCTTGCTTTGTGAGGATAATGTGGTGAAAATTTGCGATTTTGGCTTAGCACGTTCCATGTATAAAAGTGAGAATTACAAGAAACAAGGCGAAGCGCCGTTGCCGATTAAATGGTTGGCCTTGGAGTCGCTCAGCGATCATATATTTAGCACTTACACTGATGTCTGGTCGTTTGGCATTGTTTTGTGGGAGTTCTTCTCACTGGCCAAGGTACCCTATCCCGGTATGGATCCGAATCAGagcttatatttgaaaataaaagatgGTTATCGCATGGAGAAACCGCCATATGCCAATAATGAATTGTATGATATAATGTTGGAGTGTTGGAGTACAAATCCGGAGAGCCGTCCATTATTTAAtgtgttggaaaaatatttcgcaCGTATGCTGGGCGAGGATGTGACAAAT CATTATGTTGATTTGAATGACACCTATTTGCGCGCGAACATGGACAATGCCAATACCAAGCCAACTGATTATCTGTCGCTAATGGGCTCACCAGACGAAATGGCACCGGCGCCACCACGCTATGTAAACGGCCATATATTGCCTGAAATAC GTATACAGCCATCTACTTCCGACGACTACTTAAATATGAGCATCGAAACTGGTACAACCATTTTCTCACCGACACGTCCCAAAGATTATCAAAATTCAAATGAtgatacaaatacaacaacaacaacttctttCACCTTCCCAGATAATACAGCACCGACAGCGCCACCAACATCACAACATTCCCCAACCTTAGTGAATAATCTCGATAGTCCAATCAATAAGAATCGCAAGAAGGAGGGCATACAACCGGAGGAGATACCAATGCTGACGGGCACACATCACAATTCCGATGATGGCGACGATAGTCCAGGGCAAGACCGAAAGTTCGCCAAAAACATATTACAACAACATGTACGCGCTACGCCTACACCGTCGCCGCGTCATCACATCGCCGAGACCGAACTCAGCGGCAGCGATAACTATGTGAACGTGAATTCACCGAAAAAGTTGAATAACAATGGTGCGAGAGCAGCGGATGCATTTTCCAATCCCAGTTATCAAATTTTAAAGACTGTTTCGAAGGAAGTGGATAATAAATGA
- the LOC105231199 gene encoding vascular endothelial growth factor receptor 1 isoform X12 — translation MRLPHTSIRHTNLRRSSGLTKTGIFSALLLLPLTTLWGVQAAPQLFPTNDDEEFRRNYAVEYGAPLITPLMEAVTLELNTNYTIRCEADEPLSWRLPDDTDYDEQTFNTGDPQRPHGSMLYLLDISSKNLGNYYCVKKSSIPNKLEAMQDEELVELVNNNKASSIYIYVNDPVNLLSQNEFPVISALQYQDTVIPCKPTMPDIEVLLTTSHGETFSSENTGRYNPQRGFVVEIRGVTDGGSYVCRPKVPSALNEEEEQTFEIFFSASTKYIEKPIITSNSRGHVNVGENFTLNCYVKIAFDVSYSTEWKTPPGVDEDRMIKTIPTFINKTSTHQVGEAKLTILNAKKSDSGLYECICTDHSKNVGRNNYQMTILNRDEGYINISEPSGYYKIASSANKKVQINVKYRGYPFPTLTWYKPDNTQIHPSKKYIINTTDTSITLQIVNAQLEDSGEYVIRAKNELLVKELKFNVSISDKPKVTVEDVYVQAGEEAHLQCKVLSFPYAVVSWVFTPCSISPRWPSCNKRMDQSFNSTLNAQPGATAVEYIHDLFFTPERPGIMRCLAVNPKGKGEGKGHVLIGDINDNMTIYGTDENKKIARGDEVTLTCAALSYYFSDDLDWYKDGELVEENSGNIVISNSSSSYSYQKTLVIENIQDSDQGSYECRARNANNPDMEETKYRSIFVNEPLAPRMRHTNLDESVKMERKLGDALQLECKPDAIPAAEVHWYKDDVELNNSSYVNILDDGSKLIIQYIKPEHEGVYKCVASNRLGSVEVSSAVKITNLPRMRVGWILAILFFFIFLIALVIYLCVRVMRERKRLRDYKAAGLANFEDGAVEHINPALTLDEQADLLPYDRAFEFPREKLKLGKQLGAGAFGVVLKAHAEGIRPDEKETVVAVKMVKRIADNEVMRALVTELKILVHLGPNLNVVNLLGAVTKNIAKRELMVIVEYCRYGNVQNFLLRNRKRFINQINPETDKIDPTITKQRFSDNFELNRNSDEDPRSGTRAGRPNSTGYLRQSDLYEGHVDSCATEQTVMTTIPEDDDNVLSNNSVQPAWRSNYKPDSTEAMTITTTQLVSWAFQVARAMDYLSSRKVLHGDLAARNILLCEDNVVKICDFGLARSMYKSENYKKQGEAPLPIKWLALESLSDHIFSTYTDVWSFGIVLWEFFSLAKVPYPGMDPNQSLYLKIKDGYRMEKPPYANNELYDIMLECWSTNPESRPLFNVLEKYFARMLGEDVTNHYVDLNDTYLRANMDNANTKPTDYLSLMGSPDEMAPAPPRYVNGHILPEIHNTAPTAPPTSQHSPTLVNNLDSPINKNRKKEGIQPEEIPMLTGTHHNSDDGDDSPGQDRKFAKNILQQHVRATPTPSPRHHIAETELSGSDNYVNVNSPKKLNNNGARAADAFSNPSYQILKTVSKEVDNK, via the exons ATGAGACTTCCACACACGTCGATAAGACACACAAACCTTCGGAGGAGCAGCGGTTTGACTAAAACGGGCATATTTTCGGCATTACTACTGCTACCCTTAACCACATTGTGGGGAGTTCAAGCCG CGCCACAATTATTTCCAACAAATGACGACGAGGAATTCCGTCGTAATTATGCTGTCGAATACGGTGCACCGTTAATCACACCTCTAATGGAGGCTGTAACACTTGAATTAAATACCAATTATACAATACGTTGTGAGGCCGATGAGCCATTATCGTGGAGACTCCCTGATGATACTGACTACGACGAGCAAACATTTAACACTGGTGATCCACAACGTCCCCATGGCAGTATGCTATATCTCTTGGATATATCTAGCAAAAATTTGGGTAATTACTATTGCGTAAAAAAATCAAGTATTCCAAATAAACTAGAAGCAATGCAGGACGAGGAACTTGTAGAGTTGGTTAACAATAATAAAGCGTCCTCAATTTACATATACGTTAATG ACCCCGTTAATCTTTTGTCACAAAATGAATTTCCGGTCATTAGTGCACTACAGTACCAGGATACGGTCATACCATGCAAACCAACTATGCCCGACATAGAAGTGCTGCTAACCACGTCGCATGGTGAA ACATTTTCCAGTGAAAATACCGGCCGCTATAATCCACAGCGCGGTTTCGTCGTCGAAATACGCGGCGTTACCGATGGCGGCAGCTATGTGTGCCGACCGAAAGTGCCGTCTGCATTAAATGAAGAGGAGGAACAAACCTTTGAGATCTTTTTTAGTG CGAGTACGAAATATATTGAGAAACCGATTATAACCTCAAATTCCCGTGGACATGTGAACGTTGGTGAAAACTTCACGCTGAACTGCTATGTGAAAATCGCCTTTGATGTTTCATACTCAACAGAATGGAAAACACCACCAGGTGTAGATGAG GACCGCATGATTAAAACTATaccaacatttataaataaaacatccACACATCAAGTTGGCGAGGCAAAATTGACAATACTAAACGCAAAGAAATCGGATTCTGGTCTTTATGAATGCATTTGTACGGACCATTCGAAAAATGTTGGACGCAACAATTATCAAATGACAATTTTAA ATCGCGATGAGGGCTATATCAACATTAGTGAGCCCTCCGGTTACTACAAAATCGCCAGTAGCGCGAATAAAAAGGTGCAGATCAATGTTAAATATCGCGGTTATCCGTTCCCTACGCTTACTTGGTACAAACCAGACAACACGCAAATTCATCCatccaaaaaatatatcatcAACACCACCGACACTTCGATAACGCTGCAAATAGTGAATGCACAACTCGAGGACAGTGGTGAATATGTGATACGCGCCAAGAATGAATTGCTGGTGAAAGAGTTGAAATTCAATGTGAGCATCAGCGACAAACCCAAAGTGACTGTCGAGGATGTGTATGTGCAGGCTGGCGAAGAAGCACATCTGCAGTGCAAAGTGTTATCCTTTCCCTACGCGGTAGTCTCATGGGTATTTACACCGTGTAGCATATCACCGCGTTGGCCGTCGTGCAACAAGCGAATGGATCAAAGCTTCAAT TCTACACTAAATGCGCAACCAGGCGCAACGGCCGTTGAATATATACATGACCTATTTTTTACGCCAGAAAGGCCGGGTATTATGCGTTGTTTAGCAGTAAATCCGAAAGGTAAGGGTGAAGGTAAAGGTCACGTGCTTATTGGCGACATAAATGACAATATGACCATATACGGTACGGATGAGAATAAGAAAATTGCACGCGGTGATGAGGTGACACTCACGTGTGCTGCTCTCTCTTATTACTTCTCTGACGATCTGGATTGGTATAAAGATGGCGAATTGGTGGAAGAGAACAGCGGCA ATATTGTCATCAGCAACTCTTCAAGCAGCTACTCGTATCAAAAAACATTGGTTATCGAAAATATACAAGATAGCGATCAGGGCAGCTATGAGTGTCGTGCACGTAATGCAAACAATCCCGATATGGAAGAAACTAAATATAGGAGTATTTTTGTTAATG AACCCTTGGCTCCACGCATGCGGCATACCAATCTTGATGAGAGTGTTAAAATGGAGCGCAAGCTTGGCGATGCTTTACAATTGGAATGCAAACCGGATGCAATACCAGCAGCGGAAGTACATTGGTATAAGGACGATGTTGAATTGAACAACAGCAGTTATGTGAACATTCTAGACGATGGCAGCAAACtaattatacaatatatcaaaCCTGAACATGAAGGTGTATACAAATGTGTGGCTTCAAATCGTTTGGGTTCTGTCGAAGTGAGTTCGGCGGTTAAAATTACAA ATTTACCACGCATGCGCGTCGGTTGGATACTCGCCATATtgttcttcttcattttccTCATTGCCCTGGTGATTTATCTATGTGTGCGTGTCATGCGCGAACGAAAGCGTCTGCGTGATTACAAAGCAGCCGGTTTGGCAAATTTCGAAGACGGCGCTGTGGAGCATATAAATCCGGCGCTGACTTTAGACGAACAGGCCGATTTATTGCCATATGATCGTGCTTTTGAATTTCCACGTGAAAAACTTAAATTGGGCAAGCAATTGGGTGCCGGCGCCTTTGGTGTGGTGTTAAAAGCCCATGCGGAAGGCATACGACCAGATGAAAAGGAAACGGTAGTGGCTGTGAAAATGGTCAAACGCATTGCTGATAATGAGGTGATGCGAGCGCTGGTGACGGAATTGAAGATTTTGGTGCACCTCGGCCCAAATTTGAATGTTGTCAATCTGTTGGGTGCAGTCACCAAAAATATTGCGAAAC gtGAATTAATGGTTATTGTGGAGTATTGTCGTTATGGTAATGTACAAAACTTCTTACTGCGAAATCGTAAACGATTCATAAATCAAATTAACCCTGAAACGGATAAAATTGATCCAACCATCACCAAACAGCGGTTTTCGGATAATTTCGAGTTAAACCG AAATTCCGACGAGGATCCACGCTCCGGCACACGTGCCGGCCGTCCCAATTCCACTGGATATTTGCGTCAATCGGATTTGTACGAAGGACATGTGGATAGCTGTGCAACGGAGCAGACTGTAATGACCACAATACCGGAGG ACGATGATAATGTCTTATCAAATAATTCAGTGCAACCTGCTTGGCGCTCCAACTACAAACCAGATAGTACAGAAGCAATGACAATTACCACAACACAGCTGGTAAGTTGGGCATTCCAAGTGGCACGCGCCATGGATTATCTGTCGTCGCGTAAGGTATTGCACGGTGATCTGGCGGCTCGTAATATCTTGCTTTGTGAGGATAATGTGGTGAAAATTTGCGATTTTGGCTTAGCACGTTCCATGTATAAAAGTGAGAATTACAAGAAACAAGGCGAAGCGCCGTTGCCGATTAAATGGTTGGCCTTGGAGTCGCTCAGCGATCATATATTTAGCACTTACACTGATGTCTGGTCGTTTGGCATTGTTTTGTGGGAGTTCTTCTCACTGGCCAAGGTACCCTATCCCGGTATGGATCCGAATCAGagcttatatttgaaaataaaagatgGTTATCGCATGGAGAAACCGCCATATGCCAATAATGAATTGTATGATATAATGTTGGAGTGTTGGAGTACAAATCCGGAGAGCCGTCCATTATTTAAtgtgttggaaaaatatttcgcaCGTATGCTGGGCGAGGATGTGACAAAT CATTATGTTGATTTGAATGACACCTATTTGCGCGCGAACATGGACAATGCCAATACCAAGCCAACTGATTATCTGTCGCTAATGGGCTCACCAGACGAAATGGCACCGGCGCCACCACGCTATGTAAACGGCCATATATTGCCTGAAATAC ATAATACAGCACCGACAGCGCCACCAACATCACAACATTCCCCAACCTTAGTGAATAATCTCGATAGTCCAATCAATAAGAATCGCAAGAAGGAGGGCATACAACCGGAGGAGATACCAATGCTGACGGGCACACATCACAATTCCGATGATGGCGACGATAGTCCAGGGCAAGACCGAAAGTTCGCCAAAAACATATTACAACAACATGTACGCGCTACGCCTACACCGTCGCCGCGTCATCACATCGCCGAGACCGAACTCAGCGGCAGCGATAACTATGTGAACGTGAATTCACCGAAAAAGTTGAATAACAATGGTGCGAGAGCAGCGGATGCATTTTCCAATCCCAGTTATCAAATTTTAAAGACTGTTTCGAAGGAAGTGGATAATAAATGA